Below is a window of Paenibacillus bovis DNA.
CACAAGCTGAATATTCTTCTCGATTTCATGGCTGAGCATGTATACATAGGGCAGCGCCGTAAATGGCTTTTCCGCCTGCAGTTCTTGGTTGTCCGGTCCAGCATTGATCACATCTGTCTTTTTTATTTTAAATACGCTTTTCAGCATCTTGGTTCCCCCCTATTCAAACGCCAAAAGTACCATCGTCTGGTTGAAATGCTTATTGTGGATCTGTTCGCCGTAACTGATAAAGCCGGCCTGGTTGCGGCTGACGCTCAGCAGCTTGTCGTCCAGGCTTTTCCATGTGTTCTCGCTTTTGAATTTGAGGCTGCGCAGAATGCAGTGAACCGACAGGATAAAGGCTGGCTTGAATTCCATCGCATTCAGCGTCTCTTGGAAACACTGGTGTACATCGAGCGGCTGCAGTACATCCACATACGTATTCGGAGCAATCTGCGAATAGAAGGTAATCGACTTGTCCGGGTTTACTTTCATCGGAGAAGTAATATAGGTGCTGTCTTTGATCACTTTGCCGAGCGGATTATTCATAAATGCCTTTTCCAGCTGATTCTCCGGTATACCGAGTACATTCGCATACTCTACCGCTGCAGGACGATTGTTGAAGGTGCGCACGAGACGATTCAGCGGCTCTGCATCGGTAACAAGCAGACGCTGTCCGGTCGTATAATAGAGATTTTCCTTGAGCAGCTGTGTCCGTCTTGGCCAGTTAAAGTAAAGAGCTACCCCGTTCACTTTGCGGCTGCCAATATATACAGCCGTCTCCTTGAACTTCACGTAGTCGCCGGAACTGCCGCCGATTACCTTGAACTTCTCATCCATAAAAAACAAAGTGGTCATGACGCTTTCTTCCTGTCCGGACAATCCATCATATAGAATAAACATGAATGCATTTTTGTTGTTGCGGACCTTATTGTAGCCGGATTGAAGCTCGTCGATGCTGAGAATGGCAGGTGATTTGATCTCAATCACGTCTACCAGATCACGCTGGTAGGCAAATCCGCTGATCACGCCTTCTTTGAATCCTTCGGACGTGTATTCGCCAGCTGTAGAGCACAGTATAACATGCTCTGTAGCAAAGGTACTCATCTCTTTGACATTCTCGACCGTGGTGAACAAGACAATGCCTTTGTCAGGATTAGACTGAATATATTCCCTGGCCTGGCCGGTTGTTTTAAAATATAGGGATTTCATTGTATCTTCCTCTCATTACAGAAATATGGACCAA
It encodes the following:
- a CDS encoding FIST signal transduction protein, translating into MKSLYFKTTGQAREYIQSNPDKGIVLFTTVENVKEMSTFATEHVILCSTAGEYTSEGFKEGVISGFAYQRDLVDVIEIKSPAILSIDELQSGYNKVRNNKNAFMFILYDGLSGQEESVMTTLFFMDEKFKVIGGSSGDYVKFKETAVYIGSRKVNGVALYFNWPRRTQLLKENLYYTTGQRLLVTDAEPLNRLVRTFNNRPAAVEYANVLGIPENQLEKAFMNNPLGKVIKDSTYITSPMKVNPDKSITFYSQIAPNTYVDVLQPLDVHQCFQETLNAMEFKPAFILSVHCILRSLKFKSENTWKSLDDKLLSVSRNQAGFISYGEQIHNKHFNQTMVLLAFE